TTTTGGGGCGACTGTCGTGGCCGCGGCGTTGAGCTTTGCGGCGACGCCCCATGCCCAGGTGGGAGAAACGGCGGGCGTAGCGAAGCAGGTTCGTTTCGAACTGAACCAGTTTCTGCCCGAGGGGGTCATGATGCTGCGCGGCGCTGCCGCATCCCGGACTATCGACATACCGGTGCCGGACCGATGGGATGTCCGGGGCGCAACGCTTCGGTTTTCCTACGTGAATTCAACGGGCCTGCTGGCTCATCGCTCCCAATTAACGGTGCGTCTTAACGGCCGTGTCGCGGCCCAGGTGGCATTGCTCCCGGAATCACCGGAGGGCCGGGTCGAGGCCGTCCTGGACCCTCGCCTGCTCCGGCCCGGATACAATGCCCTGGAATTCGCCGTGGCCCAGAACTACACCGAGACGTGCAGCGATCCCAGCGATCCGACGCTTTGGACCATGATCGAACTGGAGCGCTCCATGCTGGACCTGGAGTATCGGATGCTGCCGGTTCCCGAATCCCTGTCCGCGGTAGCCAAGATGCTCTTTGATCCCAAACAGGTCGGGCCGAACAGAGTCCACCTCGTGGTTCCGGACACGTCTTTGGAAATGATCCATCTGGCGGCCATCGTAGCTTCAGGAGCAGCCCTGCGCTTTGATTTTCGCCCCGTGCGCTTCAGTATTTCCTCCCGAATGGATCCGCAGTCGAAGAACATTCTTCTCGGTAACCGGGCATTTGTCGCCGCGGCGATGAACAGCACGGTGGAGGATATGCCCTCCGGGAATCTGGGAGTCGTGGGTCTGCGTGACCAGGAGGGCGTTCCCACCCGGGCCGCGGTGGTGGTCACCGGAGATGATGCTTCCGAGATGCTTCTGGCGGCTCAGGGCTTTTCCGCCCTGTCCTTTCCACTTCCGGAAGCCGGTTCCGCCACGGTCCGTTCGGTAACCTTCCCGGACCGCGTCAACTATCCCGGCAAAGGACTGCTGCTGCCGGGAACCGCCACGACGTTTGCGGAGATGGGCTTTGCTTCCCGGACCTATCGCGGCATGGGACCAGGATCGGAAAGCATTGTTTTCCGCATCCCCACGGACATGCACATGCCCACCAACGAGTTCGCGGTGATGAAGCTGCATGTGGCCCATGCGGCCCGGATGCGAACGGATTCAGCCCTGAACATCGCATTAAACGATACGTTCGTTTCGTCCATTCCGCTCCAGGACGAAATGGGGGGATACTACCAGGGCTATACCGTGCGCATTCCCTGGCGTCTGTTTCGCCGCGGGGAAAACAGGCTGACCTTGACGCCGACGCTGACTCCACTGGTTACCGGCGACTGTCAGCTGATCCAAACAGAGCATCTGGCCGTGACCCTGTTTGACGACTCGACGCTGGAATTGCCGGCGGTGCCGCGCTGGGTTGAGATGCCTGAGATGCGTTACTTCTTTGAGGATGGCTTCCCCTTTGCCCGGGATGGAAACTGGAACGAGGCCATGATCCTGCTTGCGGACACCGACCAACGGACCGCCGCTGCTGCGGTGAACCTGGTGGCCATGGTGGCCCAGCGAAGCGGCGTGGTGCCCACGGACCTTCGCTTCATTTCGGAATGGACACCCGGGCACGGTGATCGGGACATGATCGTTGTCGGCCCCATTGCGGCTGTTCCGGAACAACTGCGCACCGCCTCCCCCCTGGAGCCCGAGTTGGCTTATCCTCTTTCCAGGCTGATCCGCTGGGTCCCTGGAGAGGCTCGGAACATCTGGCTCCGGATGCGGAACCTTGTCGCCGCCCCGCACATCATGCAGCCGGAGGAAAACAGCCAGGCGCTGGTGGAGATGGATTTGTCCCTGGCATCAGGGACCGCCCTGCTGATGACCTACCGCGCTCCTGAGAGCGCGCAGCGCTCGGTGATGGCGCTCACCGGGGCGCGTTCCCATGACGTGATTGAGGGAGCGTGGGCACTCTGGGATGACATGGTCCGCTGGACAGTATCCGGCAACGTCGCGTTGCTGGATCTGCGTGGTCCGGAACCTCTGGCCACGACCCAGCAGGTCGGTCCACGCTACCATGTCGGCAAGCTGGGCCGCTTTCCTGGAATTCACGGGCTGATCAACGCCCATCCGCTGGCTTTCCTGGGCGGCGTGGTGGCTTTTGTGCTGCTCTTCGGTCTCTTGTTGCGGGCTCTTTTGCGTCGCCGGCGGGCTGCCCGGCTGGTTGCCCGACAGGCTGACTAGGGGGGCGGCGTGAAGCTGACAAGCGTTCTGAGTGTGCTGCTCCTGCTGGTTTTGGCAGCGGCACCTCCAGGTCAGGCCGGTGACCTGGCTGAGGACTGGGAAGGGTTTACGAGTCGATTTCTTCTGCCTGAGGGTCGAATCATCGACACCTATCAGAAAGACGGATCCCACTCGGAAGGCCAAGGGTATGCCATGCTTTTGGCGGCGGTTCTGGGTGACCAGCCTGTCTTTGAACTCCTGTGGGAGTGGACCGAGGCCACGCTCCAGGTACGCCCTGACGATGCCCTGTTTGCCTGGAATTATCGCCGGAACGAGCAGGATGTCTGGGGTGTGGTGGATATGAACAATGCCACGGACGGGGACATGCTGATCGCCTTTGCATTGTTAATCGGGGCCGAGAAATGGGATCGTCCGGACTTGCTGAACGCGGCATTGCCCATCATTGCCAGTATCCGAACAAAGCTTGTTCTGGAGAAGGATGGCCGCCTGCTACTGTTACCCGGTTTTTTCGGCTTTGAGCACGACAACGGCGTAGTGCTCAATCCGTCCTACGGCATCTTCGCGGCATTGCGGGCGTTTGCCGTGGTGGACGACGAGCCGTTCTGGAATCGGCTCCATGATGACACCCTGGCACTGGTTCGCGAGGCGTTGTTTTCTCAGTACAGGCTTCCGGCTGACT
This is a stretch of genomic DNA from Desulfonatronum thioautotrophicum. It encodes these proteins:
- a CDS encoding cellulose biosynthesis cyclic di-GMP-binding regulatory protein BcsB, which gives rise to MEKVMGDSVTRQGRRAWFRLISALFGATVVAAALSFAATPHAQVGETAGVAKQVRFELNQFLPEGVMMLRGAAASRTIDIPVPDRWDVRGATLRFSYVNSTGLLAHRSQLTVRLNGRVAAQVALLPESPEGRVEAVLDPRLLRPGYNALEFAVAQNYTETCSDPSDPTLWTMIELERSMLDLEYRMLPVPESLSAVAKMLFDPKQVGPNRVHLVVPDTSLEMIHLAAIVASGAALRFDFRPVRFSISSRMDPQSKNILLGNRAFVAAAMNSTVEDMPSGNLGVVGLRDQEGVPTRAAVVVTGDDASEMLLAAQGFSALSFPLPEAGSATVRSVTFPDRVNYPGKGLLLPGTATTFAEMGFASRTYRGMGPGSESIVFRIPTDMHMPTNEFAVMKLHVAHAARMRTDSALNIALNDTFVSSIPLQDEMGGYYQGYTVRIPWRLFRRGENRLTLTPTLTPLVTGDCQLIQTEHLAVTLFDDSTLELPAVPRWVEMPEMRYFFEDGFPFARDGNWNEAMILLADTDQRTAAAAVNLVAMVAQRSGVVPTDLRFISEWTPGHGDRDMIVVGPIAAVPEQLRTASPLEPELAYPLSRLIRWVPGEARNIWLRMRNLVAAPHIMQPEENSQALVEMDLSLASGTALLMTYRAPESAQRSVMALTGARSHDVIEGAWALWDDMVRWTVSGNVALLDLRGPEPLATTQQVGPRYHVGKLGRFPGIHGLINAHPLAFLGGVVAFVLLFGLLLRALLRRRRAARLVARQAD
- a CDS encoding glycosyl hydrolase family 8, producing MKLTSVLSVLLLLVLAAAPPGQAGDLAEDWEGFTSRFLLPEGRIIDTYQKDGSHSEGQGYAMLLAAVLGDQPVFELLWEWTEATLQVRPDDALFAWNYRRNEQDVWGVVDMNNATDGDMLIAFALLIGAEKWDRPDLLNAALPIIASIRTKLVLEKDGRLLLLPGFFGFEHDNGVVLNPSYGIFAALRAFAVVDDEPFWNRLHDDTLALVREALFSQYRLPADWVIRVDGELRLPADKPPVFGYEAVRVPLYLAWSGLLEHLPRFGHYLAFTHGLGRVPAIMDLQTGAPSADEASAGVHAIFARAAEELGLEEQAALLWTEAGRKKDREAPDYYSSVLHLLAQIDVSGVPLPDRHESNAENLQKNTGESQ